Proteins co-encoded in one Nonlabens agnitus genomic window:
- the yidC gene encoding membrane protein insertase YidC: MEEKKTDWKTLLGMTLIFGILMWTFLYNQEETQPVDETATEQSLTIEDDAPAAATVANDSTITAVDSTRQAVPLGKEVTLSNDLLELKINTKGAIIETALLKKFKTFDSLPVYLARENDHSLDLILKAKDGREIHTKDLVFNAKESMNGSNKVLALTAPVGSGSIEYRFEMKPDDYMLDFNIRTQGIASAVNTSENPVLDWRMKAYRRSKSMTNENRYTEIKFEYDGGSDDYTGQGDTADEEAENITYVAYKQHFFSSILLTDTPFVSGLMESTNIEEINEEQDKFTKEFESKLLMEYSGGELAYNMDWYFGPTDFDILDGYDRNLDEVVDLGWGIFGWINEYAIRPYFSFLTVDLGIAFGIAIILLTISVRLVLSPVLYKSYLTQAKMKVLRPELNRIAEKYKDNAMKKQQETMKVQSEAGASPLSGCLPALLQMPVFFALFKFFPTAFDLRQKSFLWADDLSSYDTIYKFPDGFEIPFYGDHVSLFPILASISIFFYMQMTTGQSMQSPQLGMPNMKFIMYLSPLFMLVFFNNYASGLSLYYFVSNLITIGIMLVIKNFIIDKDRVLAKIEKAKAKPKKKKGRFASKMAEIMEQAQAQQEAQKKKK, from the coding sequence ATGGAAGAGAAAAAAACGGACTGGAAAACATTACTGGGAATGACCTTGATATTTGGTATTCTCATGTGGACTTTTCTTTACAATCAAGAGGAAACCCAACCTGTTGATGAAACAGCTACAGAACAATCTCTAACTATTGAAGATGATGCGCCAGCAGCAGCCACAGTGGCTAATGATAGCACAATCACCGCAGTAGATTCCACACGTCAGGCCGTGCCGCTAGGTAAGGAAGTGACCCTGTCAAATGACCTGCTGGAACTTAAAATAAATACTAAAGGTGCGATCATTGAAACGGCACTGCTCAAAAAGTTTAAAACCTTTGATTCCTTGCCTGTTTATCTCGCTAGAGAAAACGATCATTCTCTTGATTTAATCCTTAAGGCAAAAGATGGTCGCGAGATCCATACTAAGGATCTTGTTTTTAATGCAAAAGAGTCCATGAACGGCAGCAATAAAGTTCTGGCACTAACGGCACCAGTCGGTTCAGGATCTATTGAATATCGATTTGAAATGAAACCAGATGATTACATGCTGGATTTCAACATCAGGACTCAAGGAATCGCAAGTGCGGTAAATACTTCAGAAAATCCTGTGTTGGACTGGAGAATGAAGGCGTACCGACGTTCCAAGAGTATGACAAACGAGAATCGCTATACAGAGATCAAGTTTGAATACGATGGCGGTAGCGATGATTATACAGGACAAGGCGACACTGCAGATGAGGAAGCAGAAAACATCACTTATGTAGCCTATAAGCAACATTTCTTTTCCTCCATTCTTTTGACAGATACTCCTTTTGTAAGTGGTTTGATGGAATCGACCAACATTGAAGAAATCAATGAAGAGCAGGACAAGTTCACCAAAGAGTTTGAATCCAAGTTGCTTATGGAATATAGTGGCGGCGAGTTGGCTTACAATATGGATTGGTATTTCGGTCCAACAGACTTTGACATCTTGGATGGTTACGACCGCAATCTTGATGAAGTCGTTGATCTTGGTTGGGGAATTTTTGGATGGATCAATGAGTATGCGATACGTCCATATTTCTCTTTCTTGACGGTTGATTTAGGTATTGCCTTTGGTATTGCAATTATTTTATTGACGATATCTGTGCGCCTAGTTTTGTCTCCAGTGCTTTATAAGAGTTACTTGACTCAAGCCAAAATGAAAGTCCTACGTCCAGAACTTAACCGCATTGCGGAAAAGTACAAGGACAACGCCATGAAAAAGCAACAGGAAACCATGAAGGTGCAAAGCGAGGCTGGAGCGAGTCCGCTATCGGGTTGTTTGCCGGCGCTGTTGCAAATGCCTGTGTTTTTTGCCTTATTCAAATTTTTCCCAACGGCTTTTGATTTAAGACAAAAGAGTTTCCTGTGGGCAGACGACTTGTCTAGTTACGATACGATCTATAAGTTCCCTGATGGTTTTGAAATTCCATTTTATGGTGATCACGTGAGTTTGTTCCCGATTTTGGCGTCCATCTCTATTTTCTTCTACATGCAAATGACCACGGGTCAAAGCATGCAATCGCCACAACTTGGCATGCCCAACATGAAGTTCATCATGTATCTGTCACCATTGTTCATGCTGGTGTTCTTTAATAACTATGCGAGTGGTTTATCCTTGTACTACTTTGTTTCTAACTTGATTACCATAGGTATCATGTTAGTGATCAAGAACTTTATCATCGATAAAGATCGTGTTCTCGCTAAAATTGAAAAGGCAAAAGCAAAACCAAAGAAGAAAAAGGGACGCTTTGCTTCAAAAATGGCAGAAATCATGGAGCAGGCGCAAGCACAACAAGAAGCGCAAAAGAAAAAGAAATAA
- a CDS encoding SprT-like domain-containing protein has translation MNVLEKYLPAPAVRPLTALLEIHQVHLKIVNERQTRHGDYRPLPDGSHKITINANLNAYRFLITLVHEIAHLVAFKKYGYQIKPHGLEWKKTFQQLMLPFLRPEVFPNNLLPVLDRHFKNPKASSDTDAAMSVALKSYDAPTDKIYIFELEYGSYFITSQGRRFRRGKKLRKRFECVEVDTGRTYIFQPNVQVQLWKKI, from the coding sequence ATGAACGTACTTGAAAAATATCTTCCAGCACCGGCAGTCAGACCACTTACTGCGTTGCTGGAAATACATCAAGTCCATTTAAAGATTGTCAACGAGCGACAAACACGGCACGGTGATTATCGACCACTACCAGATGGGTCACACAAGATTACCATTAATGCTAATCTCAACGCTTATCGCTTTTTAATTACTCTCGTTCACGAGATTGCCCATCTTGTCGCGTTCAAGAAATATGGCTATCAAATCAAACCGCATGGGTTGGAATGGAAAAAAACCTTCCAGCAGTTAATGTTGCCTTTCCTAAGGCCAGAGGTTTTTCCAAATAATTTACTGCCGGTACTTGACCGGCATTTCAAGAATCCCAAAGCCAGCAGCGATACAGATGCTGCGATGAGCGTTGCCTTGAAATCCTATGATGCGCCGACTGATAAAATCTATATATTTGAGTTGGAATATGGCTCTTATTTTATCACCTCACAGGGCCGTCGATTTCGTCGAGGTAAAAAGCTGAGAAAGCGATTTGAGTGTGTTGAAGTCGACACAGGCAGAACCTATATTTTTCAGCCAAATGTACAAGTACAATTATGGAAAAAAATCTAG
- a CDS encoding mannose-1-phosphate guanylyltransferase — protein MEKNLENKYAVIMAGGVGSRFWPVSRQTFPKQFHDMLGLGQSLLQTTFDRLKQQVPEGNILILTNADYIPLVQEQLSQIPMENIVSEPAMRNTAPCILLAALKIQKKNPDAIMIVAPSDSYIENNTQFQKDLKTAFSFCEEHPQALMTLGIEPDSPNTGFGYIEYLQGDHDVKKVAQFREKPDLETAQSYIDAGNYLWNSGTFIWSVDSVLSAFAKAEPELFQLFEKGMPAYNEAEETEFLAENYEKAKNISIDYAVMERSKDVYTLPVDFGWNDVGTWSSLYSRLAKDENSNALVNASLTSREATGNMIKTRPGKKVIVQGLENYIIVDEDDVLMIMPLSADQDIKEIRNNAIKKYGSNLS, from the coding sequence ATGGAAAAAAATCTAGAGAATAAATATGCAGTGATTATGGCCGGTGGCGTTGGATCCAGGTTTTGGCCGGTAAGCCGTCAGACATTTCCCAAGCAATTTCACGATATGCTGGGATTGGGACAATCATTGCTACAAACCACTTTTGACCGGCTCAAGCAGCAGGTTCCTGAAGGTAATATATTGATTCTAACAAACGCAGATTACATTCCACTGGTTCAGGAGCAATTATCTCAGATTCCCATGGAGAATATTGTGTCAGAGCCAGCCATGCGCAATACAGCACCTTGCATACTGCTCGCTGCTCTCAAAATCCAGAAAAAGAATCCTGATGCTATCATGATTGTCGCGCCCAGCGATAGCTATATCGAGAACAATACGCAGTTTCAAAAGGATCTTAAAACGGCTTTTTCTTTTTGTGAGGAGCATCCGCAAGCTTTGATGACATTAGGCATTGAGCCAGATTCACCTAACACTGGCTTCGGCTACATTGAGTATCTACAAGGCGACCATGACGTCAAGAAAGTCGCCCAATTTAGGGAAAAACCAGATTTAGAGACCGCGCAGTCCTACATAGATGCAGGGAATTATTTATGGAATTCTGGGACATTTATATGGTCTGTGGATTCGGTGTTGTCCGCTTTCGCGAAAGCGGAACCAGAACTATTCCAATTGTTTGAAAAAGGCATGCCAGCATACAACGAGGCAGAAGAAACTGAATTTCTTGCCGAAAACTATGAAAAGGCCAAGAACATTTCCATTGACTATGCGGTGATGGAACGCAGTAAGGACGTTTATACGTTGCCTGTGGATTTTGGCTGGAATGACGTGGGAACCTGGAGTAGTTTATACAGTAGACTTGCAAAAGATGAGAACTCTAATGCGCTCGTGAATGCATCGTTGACCTCACGTGAAGCAACGGGAAACATGATCAAAACCAGACCTGGTAAGAAAGTAATTGTTCAAGGATTAGAAAACTACATCATCGTTGATGAAGACGACGTACTCATGATCATGCCGTTGTCTGCAGATCAAGATATCAAGGAGATTAGGAATAATGCAATAAAAAAATACGGTAGTAACTTATCATAG
- a CDS encoding DUF389 domain-containing protein gives MDQNSKDTGDSQLEENQKVILGIWDNSKKFLNDLLDIREDSDRNETIESVRKDISFQGHNAWILIFSIFVASLGLNVGSTAVVIGAMLISPLMGPIVGMGLGVAINDDRMLRRSLINLGVMVSLSLLAATLYFTLTPISEFTPELEARTAPNVLDVLVAIFGGLALIVAKTKKGTISNAIAGVAIATALMPPLCTAGYGISEGNLAYFSGAMYLFSINTVFIGLSTYVVCKLLKFPMVKYANQKKRKRISAIATIVGIIVLAPSIYLFYQLYRVQVEKSAINEFMDEYVQYEGVRSTSEYDPKTKKLDVVLFGAPVPDLIIQQWKKKLESYPALSQVTSQFYQGSSAPNLDGNYENIASMQEERIGDIKRLQDQGLQITALQMELAAIKSENRRFESISEEAHLLYPELKTISYAPNVSKSFNNNTMDTVDVFTVTYNDSLMKPLERLTVNSRLKNWLKYRIKSDSVMVQTAQATASGI, from the coding sequence ATGGATCAGAATTCTAAAGACACCGGTGATTCCCAGTTAGAAGAAAACCAAAAAGTCATTCTAGGAATATGGGATAATTCCAAGAAGTTTTTAAACGACTTACTCGACATACGTGAGGATTCTGATCGCAATGAAACGATCGAATCTGTGCGCAAGGATATTTCTTTCCAGGGTCACAATGCTTGGATTTTGATTTTTTCCATTTTCGTTGCGTCCTTAGGATTAAATGTAGGTTCTACTGCGGTGGTAATAGGTGCGATGTTAATCTCGCCACTTATGGGCCCTATCGTTGGTATGGGACTAGGTGTGGCGATCAATGATGACCGTATGTTGCGTCGATCGCTCATTAATTTAGGTGTGATGGTGAGTCTGTCTTTACTCGCGGCAACATTGTATTTTACGTTGACACCTATATCAGAATTCACTCCAGAATTAGAAGCGAGAACAGCGCCTAACGTGCTGGACGTGCTTGTGGCCATTTTTGGTGGTCTGGCACTTATCGTGGCAAAAACTAAAAAAGGAACGATATCAAATGCCATTGCTGGTGTTGCTATTGCCACAGCCTTGATGCCACCATTGTGTACGGCTGGATACGGTATTTCAGAAGGTAATCTTGCATATTTTAGTGGTGCCATGTATTTATTTTCTATCAACACGGTCTTTATAGGCTTATCTACTTATGTAGTCTGTAAGCTGTTGAAATTCCCGATGGTCAAATATGCGAACCAAAAGAAACGTAAGCGTATATCTGCAATAGCAACTATCGTTGGAATCATCGTACTCGCACCATCTATTTATCTGTTTTACCAACTGTACCGAGTGCAGGTAGAAAAGAGTGCCATCAACGAATTCATGGACGAATATGTACAGTATGAAGGCGTTCGTTCTACATCAGAATACGATCCTAAAACCAAAAAATTGGATGTGGTGTTGTTTGGTGCGCCAGTTCCAGATTTGATCATTCAACAATGGAAGAAAAAGCTGGAGTCTTATCCAGCGTTGTCCCAAGTAACCTCGCAGTTTTATCAAGGTTCGTCTGCTCCTAATCTGGACGGCAATTATGAAAATATTGCCAGCATGCAGGAAGAGCGCATAGGTGATATTAAACGATTACAAGATCAAGGATTACAGATCACTGCATTACAAATGGAACTGGCTGCGATCAAAAGTGAAAACCGCAGGTTTGAATCCATAAGTGAAGAAGCGCATTTGCTGTATCCCGAATTGAAAACTATTTCTTACGCGCCAAACGTGTCCAAAAGTTTTAATAACAACACTATGGATACCGTTGATGTTTTTACCGTTACATATAACGATTCGCTCATGAAGCCACTGGAACGTTTAACGGTTAATAGCCGCCTGAAGAATTGGCTGAAATACAGAATCAAGTCTGACAGTGTGATGGTGCAAACAGCGCAAGCTACTGCGTCTGGAATCTAG
- a CDS encoding ABC transporter ATP-binding protein: protein MIEIKNLHKSFKGETILDGIDATFDRGKTNMIIGASGSGKSVFLKNMLGLFKPDSGEIIYDNERLSEMDENRQKELRENMGMLFQHSALFDSMTVEENVMFPLRMFTKMRRKERQERANDILQRVNLENLNKKKPSEISGGQQKRVALARAVVNKPAYLFCDEPNSGLDPKTATVIDNLIQELTHEANITTVIISHDMNSVLEIGETIIFLKDGKIAWKGTNKEIFKTENEAVTDFVYSSELFRKVRIAQNKGL from the coding sequence ATGATAGAAATCAAAAATCTACATAAGAGTTTTAAAGGCGAGACCATACTTGACGGTATTGATGCCACGTTTGATCGAGGCAAAACCAACATGATAATAGGCGCCAGTGGTTCTGGAAAATCTGTATTTCTAAAGAATATGCTGGGATTGTTTAAGCCAGATTCTGGTGAGATTATATACGACAACGAGCGATTGAGCGAGATGGATGAAAATCGTCAAAAAGAGCTGCGTGAAAATATGGGAATGCTATTCCAGCACAGTGCGTTATTTGACTCCATGACAGTAGAAGAAAACGTGATGTTCCCTTTACGCATGTTTACTAAAATGCGTCGTAAGGAACGTCAGGAAAGAGCTAACGATATTTTACAACGAGTCAATCTAGAAAATCTCAATAAGAAAAAGCCTAGCGAAATTTCTGGTGGGCAGCAAAAACGTGTGGCGCTTGCGAGAGCTGTGGTGAACAAGCCAGCGTATCTATTTTGTGATGAGCCCAACTCTGGACTGGATCCTAAAACGGCTACCGTAATTGACAACCTTATTCAAGAGTTGACTCATGAAGCCAACATTACTACCGTCATCATTTCTCACGATATGAACTCGGTTTTGGAAATTGGAGAGACCATCATTTTCCTCAAAGATGGAAAGATTGCCTGGAAAGGCACCAATAAGGAAATTTTCAAAACAGAGAATGAAGCGGTAACCGACTTTGTTTACAGCTCAGAACTCTTCCGTAAGGTTAGAATTGCTCAGAATAAAGGCTTATAA
- a CDS encoding MlaE family ABC transporter permease, with product MKILSHLGKYMIMLFEVFRRPTKAVVLKELIMKEIDDLIIGSIGITAFISLFMGAVVALQTSLNLDNPLIPKSLIGFAVRQSIILEFAPTVISIIMAGKVGSYITSSIGTMNVTEQIDALKVMGINPLNYLVFPKIIAMLFYPILIAIIMFVGILGGFLAAVYGDLVSTQDFITGLQDTFVPYQIVYAFIKTMVFGLILATIPSYHGYYMKGGALEVGEASTTSFVWTCVAIIVANYLLTTILL from the coding sequence ATGAAGATTTTGAGCCATCTGGGCAAATATATGATCATGCTCTTTGAGGTCTTTAGAAGGCCCACAAAAGCTGTTGTTCTTAAGGAACTGATCATGAAGGAGATTGACGACCTAATCATAGGATCTATAGGTATCACTGCTTTTATTAGCCTATTTATGGGTGCCGTTGTGGCGTTACAAACTTCCTTGAATCTGGATAATCCTTTGATTCCAAAATCCCTTATAGGATTTGCCGTAAGACAGTCCATAATTTTAGAGTTTGCACCTACGGTAATCTCAATTATCATGGCTGGAAAAGTAGGATCCTATATCACATCAAGCATAGGAACCATGAACGTCACAGAGCAGATAGATGCTCTTAAAGTAATGGGTATCAACCCGCTGAATTATCTGGTATTCCCAAAGATTATTGCGATGTTGTTTTACCCGATACTTATTGCCATCATCATGTTTGTTGGAATCTTAGGTGGGTTCCTAGCTGCCGTTTATGGTGATCTGGTTAGTACTCAAGACTTTATTACAGGTCTGCAAGACACTTTTGTTCCCTACCAAATCGTCTATGCTTTTATAAAAACCATGGTCTTTGGTCTTATTCTAGCTACCATTCCTAGCTATCATGGCTATTATATGAAAGGTGGTGCTCTTGAAGTAGGTGAAGCTTCTACTACCTCATTCGTTTGGACCTGTGTTGCCATCATTGTTGCTAACTACTTACTTACAACCATACTGTTATGA
- the pafA gene encoding alkaline phosphatase PafA, with product MKLMKSLCFFLVLLTGTISLSQKRTNPQQPAIMKASSETNITTVDRPKLVVGIVVDQMRYDYLTRFYDRYSNGGFKRLMKDGFSATNNHYNFVPTYTAPGHASIYTGTTPADHGIIGNNWYDKFIDKTIYNADDENAIPIGTSSDEGKMSPRKLLSSTVTDELELFTQGRAKVIGISIKDRGAILPAGHAADAAYWFRGGDEGAFITSDFYMQELPKWVKDFNESNPASKYLKKWETLYPIDSYIASGLDLNDFERAPRGKETATFPYDLKELAPSNGDYNLIKSTPYGNSIVADFAIEALDSESMGKDDITDFLAVSFSSTDYVGHQYGVNSVEIEDTYLRLDQDLARLLDALDQKVGNGEYTVFLTADHGAVNVPAYLQEKRFSAGYFDERTFVKEMDSLITNQFSASGLIKNVSNDQIFFDQSVLKSNGVDAGELQEYLAAQIRNYPGVNKAFTRDALVSGSFTTGMAALVQKGFHHQRSGDVVFVLDPGVIVYSAKGSTHGSPQSYDTHVPLLFYGKGINKGSTNDRTHITDIAPTISSLLGISFPNSATGNPIGKVLK from the coding sequence ATGAAATTAATGAAATCCCTTTGCTTTTTTCTGGTGTTGTTGACTGGAACTATTTCGCTTTCGCAGAAGCGAACTAACCCTCAACAGCCAGCAATCATGAAAGCTTCCAGTGAAACCAATATCACAACGGTAGACAGGCCAAAACTTGTCGTAGGTATTGTCGTGGATCAAATGCGTTATGATTACCTCACTAGGTTTTACGATCGATACAGTAACGGTGGTTTCAAACGTTTGATGAAAGATGGTTTTAGCGCTACTAACAACCATTACAATTTTGTTCCTACCTATACGGCACCTGGACATGCATCCATTTATACAGGTACCACGCCAGCAGATCATGGAATCATAGGAAATAATTGGTATGACAAATTCATCGACAAGACGATTTACAATGCAGACGATGAAAATGCCATTCCTATAGGTACGTCTAGCGATGAAGGTAAGATGTCACCACGCAAATTATTGAGTTCTACGGTAACGGACGAATTGGAATTGTTTACTCAAGGACGTGCCAAGGTGATAGGTATATCCATTAAAGACCGTGGTGCGATATTGCCAGCAGGCCATGCGGCAGATGCCGCCTACTGGTTTAGAGGTGGCGATGAAGGTGCTTTTATCACCAGTGATTTTTATATGCAAGAGCTTCCTAAATGGGTAAAGGATTTTAATGAGTCCAATCCTGCCAGTAAATACCTTAAAAAGTGGGAAACACTTTATCCTATTGACAGCTATATAGCTAGTGGTTTAGATCTCAATGATTTTGAAAGAGCGCCACGAGGCAAGGAAACGGCCACATTCCCATATGATCTCAAAGAACTGGCTCCTTCAAATGGCGATTATAATCTTATCAAATCCACTCCATACGGTAACAGCATTGTAGCAGATTTTGCTATTGAGGCTCTGGATAGCGAAAGTATGGGCAAGGACGACATCACAGACTTTTTGGCGGTAAGTTTTTCAAGTACAGATTATGTGGGTCATCAATATGGAGTAAATTCTGTTGAGATTGAGGATACGTATTTAAGACTGGATCAAGATCTAGCAAGGCTGCTCGATGCTCTTGACCAAAAGGTTGGGAATGGCGAGTACACCGTTTTCCTAACAGCAGACCATGGAGCGGTAAACGTACCAGCCTATTTGCAGGAGAAAAGATTCAGTGCTGGATATTTTGATGAACGAACCTTTGTAAAGGAAATGGATTCATTAATCACAAATCAATTCAGCGCCAGCGGATTGATCAAAAATGTAAGCAACGATCAGATCTTTTTTGATCAGTCTGTTTTGAAGTCTAATGGAGTTGATGCTGGAGAGTTGCAGGAATATCTAGCAGCTCAAATACGCAATTATCCAGGTGTCAATAAGGCTTTTACTCGCGATGCACTTGTTAGCGGCAGTTTCACTACAGGTATGGCGGCTTTGGTTCAAAAAGGCTTTCATCATCAACGCAGTGGTGATGTAGTATTTGTATTAGATCCTGGAGTCATCGTGTACTCGGCAAAAGGTAGTACGCACGGTAGCCCACAAAGTTATGATACACACGTGCCGCTATTATTTTATGGTAAAGGCATCAATAAAGGAAGCACCAACGACCGTACACATATCACAGATATAGCTCCAACGATTTCATCTCTTTTGGGAATCAGTTTTCCTAACAGCGCCACGGGAAATCCTATTGGCAAAGTTTTAAAATAA
- a CDS encoding DUF6646 family protein encodes MKLYITIAAFFITAISLGQAYTGKGDQKFQVGLNLQDNGTGIQATYDYGVGENISFGISTVYLLGVDDEIDADFDQRADLRLRFNANIGNVLNFDPMFDFYPGLSFGTKNFGGHVGARYFFSEGFGIYTEAQFPFAKYDDGDLTPAEDLNNQFNFNIGMSFNL; translated from the coding sequence ATGAAATTATACATCACGATTGCAGCGTTTTTTATTACAGCCATTTCTTTGGGCCAGGCTTATACTGGAAAAGGAGATCAAAAATTCCAAGTAGGGCTTAATCTACAGGATAACGGTACAGGTATTCAAGCCACCTATGATTATGGAGTAGGCGAGAATATCTCCTTTGGTATCTCTACGGTTTATCTGTTAGGTGTTGATGACGAGATTGATGCAGATTTTGACCAGCGTGCAGATCTACGTTTACGTTTCAATGCTAACATAGGGAACGTGCTCAATTTTGACCCAATGTTTGACTTCTATCCAGGACTTAGTTTTGGTACTAAAAACTTCGGTGGTCATGTGGGAGCTCGCTATTTTTTTAGTGAAGGTTTTGGGATTTATACCGAGGCTCAATTTCCATTTGCCAAATACGATGATGGTGACTTAACTCCAGCCGAAGACTTGAACAACCAGTTCAATTTCAACATTGGGATGTCCTTCAATCTTTAG
- a CDS encoding glycosyltransferase gives MRIAIIIPAYNEASFIVQTLESLLAQTVKAAQIIVVDDNSTDDTYDVASRFTDRLPITIIRNASAAENIPGTKVINAFKKGLELVDQNKVDIICKFDADLIFPEHYLENIVVRFRESEKTGMAAGHCTIELNGSWVVENQNNPDHIRGALKAYRTACFKEIGGLRSSIGWDTMDEMLARYYGWQVETIAGLHVKHLKPTGAAYKPMSMQLQGEAFYKMRYGWPLTVITALKMAAKKRQPNLFMDYLKGYFKAQKNGIDPILNKDQGRFLRQYRWNGIKSKLGF, from the coding sequence TTGCGCATTGCCATCATTATTCCTGCCTATAACGAGGCGTCTTTCATAGTACAAACACTGGAAAGTCTCCTTGCGCAAACCGTTAAGGCCGCACAAATTATTGTGGTGGACGACAACAGTACAGACGACACGTATGATGTCGCCAGCCGCTTTACGGATAGATTACCTATTACTATTATAAGGAATGCATCTGCTGCAGAGAATATTCCTGGAACCAAGGTGATCAACGCCTTCAAAAAGGGATTGGAACTGGTAGACCAAAACAAAGTGGACATCATCTGCAAGTTTGATGCAGACCTCATCTTTCCAGAACATTACCTAGAAAATATTGTAGTTCGCTTTCGCGAAAGCGAAAAAACAGGAATGGCAGCAGGACATTGTACCATCGAACTAAACGGTAGTTGGGTTGTGGAAAACCAAAACAATCCAGATCACATACGTGGTGCCCTTAAGGCATATCGTACGGCTTGTTTCAAAGAAATAGGCGGATTGAGATCTTCCATAGGTTGGGACACCATGGACGAGATGCTGGCAAGGTACTATGGCTGGCAGGTGGAAACTATCGCAGGTTTGCACGTCAAACATTTGAAACCTACAGGTGCTGCCTACAAACCCATGTCTATGCAATTGCAAGGTGAAGCCTTCTACAAGATGCGTTACGGATGGCCGCTCACGGTAATTACTGCCCTAAAAATGGCTGCAAAAAAGCGCCAGCCAAATCTGTTTATGGATTACCTGAAAGGATATTTCAAGGCACAAAAAAACGGCATAGATCCTATTTTGAATAAAGATCAAGGCCGTTTCTTGAGACAATACCGTTGGAACGGTATCAAGTCTAAGTTAGGTTTCTAA
- a CDS encoding methyltransferase domain-containing protein, producing MYENTFPSKRFKKTLEFLQLHVDPSEKILDLGIENPFSEILKENGFQVQNTKGEDLDDDTTAVSSFDGKVVTAFEIFEHLVNPYGVLKAIPCNKLLVSVPLKLWFASAYRNPNDIRDQHYHEFEDWQLDYVLNKAGWDVIDRMKFTNPTKKLGLRPILRNFTDRYYLVYCERS from the coding sequence TTGTACGAAAACACATTTCCCTCAAAACGTTTCAAAAAGACGCTGGAATTCTTACAACTACACGTGGATCCATCTGAAAAGATTCTGGATCTAGGAATTGAAAATCCATTTTCGGAGATCTTAAAAGAAAACGGTTTTCAAGTCCAGAATACTAAAGGTGAAGATTTGGATGATGATACCACTGCCGTTTCTAGTTTTGACGGCAAGGTGGTCACCGCTTTTGAAATTTTTGAGCATTTAGTAAATCCCTATGGTGTTTTAAAAGCGATTCCCTGCAATAAATTATTGGTAAGCGTACCTCTCAAATTATGGTTTGCATCAGCCTATAGAAATCCCAACGATATAAGGGATCAACACTATCATGAGTTTGAGGACTGGCAGCTGGACTATGTTTTGAACAAAGCTGGCTGGGACGTGATCGATCGCATGAAGTTTACCAATCCTACTAAAAAGTTGGGCCTACGCCCTATTTTGAGAAACTTTACAGATCGTTACTATCTTGTATATTGCGAGCGATCCTAA
- a CDS encoding LURP-one-related/scramblase family protein, producing the protein MQNIQYPIRFSFRITTLSNDFTATDATGATIAYVRQKMFKLKEAITVYSDTSKSQVLFTIRANQWLDWSAAYNMLDANGTEIGKIARKGWKSMWKAEYDIIDQHEKFQYKVQEASAWTRLGDSLMGEIPVLSFFTGYVFHPTYNVTDVNGDIVAKLKKKPSFFGKEFEVEKIAEIDNDDKERVMLGLMMMILLERRRG; encoded by the coding sequence ATGCAAAATATTCAGTATCCCATTAGGTTCTCTTTTAGAATCACCACGTTGAGCAACGACTTTACTGCCACTGATGCCACTGGTGCGACCATCGCTTATGTGAGGCAAAAGATGTTCAAACTCAAAGAGGCGATTACCGTCTACAGCGATACTTCAAAATCGCAGGTGTTGTTTACCATACGAGCTAATCAATGGCTGGACTGGAGCGCTGCGTACAATATGCTGGACGCGAATGGCACTGAAATAGGCAAGATTGCACGCAAGGGCTGGAAATCCATGTGGAAAGCAGAGTACGACATCATCGACCAGCACGAGAAATTTCAGTATAAGGTACAGGAAGCCAGCGCATGGACCCGACTGGGCGATTCACTGATGGGCGAGATTCCAGTACTTAGTTTTTTTACTGGATATGTTTTTCACCCAACCTATAACGTTACTGATGTCAATGGCGACATCGTCGCTAAACTTAAAAAGAAACCTTCCTTTTTTGGAAAGGAATTTGAAGTTGAAAAAATCGCAGAAATTGACAATGACGACAAGGAACGCGTGATGCTGGGCTTAATGATGATGATTCTTCTTGAGCGACGTCGCGGTTAA